The Vitis vinifera cultivar Pinot Noir 40024 chromosome 8, ASM3070453v1 genome segment AATGTGCTTTAGGACCACATACCAAACAagaaaactttaaatttaattaaattaaagaattgaCAATGGACATAAAATTAATAGTGAGCATTAGAGAGACGATCATGGATGTTATTTATAGGGTATTTTCTTAACCTTATTTTCCTAGCTGCCATCAATACAACAACAAATAGGAATTTCAGTCAACATTTTACAGAAAAGATCTGAGAAGACAAGTCAAACCAAGCAAAACCATGTGgaagaaaaattgtttccaaaatGAGGCaacaataataaagaaaaagaaacaatctgataaaaataaataaataaataaaagaagaaaggaatCCATCATCACAAGGGATGATAAACCAAGCACATCCCTCTTTTTAAGAGTGTACCCCTTTATTCCCCACATACTAGATTCACAAAATCAAACACAAAAGTTGtattttttcctttgaaaactTTCCTCCAgcaaaaagaattataaaataaaattttgaaactagGACAAAAGAATcatcataaaattttgaaactagAACAAAAGAATCTATCATGATAATTCCATATCCACTTTAAGTGTATATTCTATTCCCCATAAACAATGGCGGAGCTAGAAAATAAGTTTAGTGGGGGCCaagaataataatttattttaaggggtgtaagaaaaagaaaaagaatctaTCATCATAAACCAGGTATATTTACTTCAAGGGTGTATATTTATCCTCCATAAACTGGATAGGAATTTTGACTTCTATGTATACATCACAAAATCAAGCAGATAGACTATAGAAGAGATACTTTTTCCCTTGAGAGCATTCCTCTTACAaaaggattttataaaatatttctaagactTGGAAACTAGAATTTTACCTTCCCAAGCAGCTTAAGCTCCCGTCCAACTGGTTCCATAAATTTCATGTCAATATGGATAGGCCATACCTGTGCATATGcagaaatagaaatttgatGCCAAGATCATACAAAGGCAAGAGTGATGCCACGAAAGCAGTCCCATAAATCTCTAGGACAAATATAATgtgccaaaaataaataaataaaagttgataaaGTATAATGTTTGCCAAGTCCTAGAgccaacaaaaaatttatgaaacaaaCCCTGCTAGATGATTAGTTAGTGTCTCCCAATTCGTACTACCGTATATATCAGAAATCACAACATACTAGTCCAAAATTGCATCACCTAGAATATGAGAACAGAGGCAACCATGTAGTTTTCCAAAGAAACACATATAGGATAGTTAGCTGTATATTCCCCCCTTGGAAGTTTTCAATGGATTATTATCTAGATCAAGAAAGCAACAAGAAAATTGATTGTGAGgcttttttttaatagagaaaATCTGATAGTAGTGAatctcaataaaaaataatgcaaagttaaatatcataaaattaaaatgaggcAGTATACAACTctgagaaaacacaaaaaacttgaCATGTTTAGCTTTACTCTATGATTCCAGAACAGAGAACAAGGCTCACCATGTCATGTTTATGTACCAAAAAAGGTCAGATTATGTATATCGAGTATACTGACACCAGAAAAAGGCTTTTTACTTGAGCAGATAACTTAGGAACTCactcttaaaaatattaactagtaaagaaaaagagactccatgaaaataaaacaagagcaAAGAAGCTGTAAGAAAATTCAAATACAGAAGATGCTATACTTGAATGAATTTAATCATTTATGAGCAATGCTTTAAGAAACTTATTTTCTATCAGGTACGAATTAAAACTATTTCAACTAAAAGAATCAAATCTCCAGCTTTCATTTTTGTAATCTTAGAAgttgataacttttttttttaaaaaaaaaaagcttctaGTCAATTACAGCATGGGTCATTAAATGCCAAATATTTGGCTGAACATGCTACTTTGTACTACAGAATCTCATTCTTGGCAAATTTGCCTAATTTCATGTTCCCCTTTCCATATGCATTTGACATATTATGAATTAGAGCCTCTTTTCTCTGAGTCTGGAACTTCACCACCATCTTTTGGCATTTAAAGTTTGACTTTCAATTctccaaacattttttttttccctcttaatTCACACAAGTCCTTCTTTGCCTGCTTTCTGCATCAGAATTCTGAATGATGCTCTGCCAATATAGCTCTGACAAAAGAAGATCCACATAAAGGCTCAAGAATCTTTCTTGAGGTTATTCTGCTCCTATACTTTTACTCTACCATGTGAAAATAATAACCCAATCACCTGTGTTTCTGGGGCCATTCACAATAGTAACTCCTTTATCTTAGTTTGATAGAggttatatatacatataggtTTCTTTCCAAGGAAAATTGAAGATTTTATTACTAAGAAAGAgtaaaaaaacaatgatgaaagatcCTCACAGAGAAGGAATTATAGAGGTCTATCTAGTTTCCCTGATACTAGATTAGACTCGCATCTTGAACTTGGGTGATCATAAGTAAGTTTaaattcctttcattttctattaCATAAAATATAGCAGGTTGTTCACTTATCACAAGTCTCCCCCACAGAATCTCCTGGAGTTGAAGATCATAGCTTATATGGTAAATTGTGTTCTGCTATAAAAGATTTTCCCTCAAATgtatttctctctctttctagaATCTTTGCATTATAtttaaggctatgtttagttctAGGAAAgtaccaaagaaagaaaaaaatatcaaggaaaatgattttcttatgtttggtttcatcatgaaaaatacaaaagaaaagaaaaaataattaaaattagtgggaaacttatgaaattttaaattatttaatttttacatagaagagttaaaaataagttaaatgagtttgaagtaatatataaaaataatttattgactttaaatctatttttttatttttcatcactttttctttccttttaattttcctctctattttctttccctaacattctccctcaaattttccaagaaccaaatatagtgTAAGCAATTTAAAAGAACCATTTGTAGATCCAAAGAGGCATTCATGTGAAGTAGGTACACTCTATTCATCTCTTTTTATCCTTTTAGAATAATTGCTTTCTGTGAAATCAACAACTAGAAATCATTTAACTCTCAGAATAACCATCCCCAGTTATTGCCTGTTGTAGATTAAATCACATCACATCCCCTTTAGCAGCACCGGTccttttttcagaaaataaagtAGGAGATATTTATTCACACAATTGGATATAATCTTGTGAAATGCATTAAAGTAGGATGCTACAAATCTTTAtttaattgacataaatattaaattggtaTACCCTCCGTTCTTATATTTTCTCTGTTCTAGCAGGGATTCCAGATAAGACCACCAACAAATTTCAATGACATGAAACCTAAGAGTCATGAGGATTGCGTAGATAAGAataatacaaaaagaaaaaagaattttgatagtttaaatttttgtgTTTGTCCTTCTATAAATTCTACATGCCCACCAATAAGCAAGGCCCTGAAAATCTGTAGGGCTGCACAATCAGGACATCAAACTAGACTACACCTGACAGACAAGAGAGTTAAATTCAGAAAATTATTGGCATCATATGCAACCCTGGAATTCTTCAAACCTCTAGCATAAATCTACCAAGTTAACACAAGtgataataaaattatcataacAGAAAGAAACACACAATTTGTTGTTGTTGGTCTTTTTTGGGAAACATaataaaacttccaatttattaCAACAAATTCAACCAAGATAGGTTTCAAGACTCATCATGTGATATTTGCACCAAATAACTGATCAATATGACTCCTAATAAGAGTGTTACAATGGTTAAGGGGCAGTACTAATTGCTAACCAAAGAAGCATCAAAATGTGGAATGGTGAAATAAACCACGAAATTCAAAATAACCCATTTAGATGATTGTGACATGTGCAAAATTCAAGGCGGAGACCGGAAAAAAGTCGGAACCGTCGGTTACCTCCGGCCCTCCATTAACATAGAGAAGAAAGGCGACGGCTCTCGGTCGAATGCGTgcaaaagagagaaagaagaaggaaGTACCTTGAGACCAAGCAATCTAACGGGAGTAACCTGTCCAGGAACAATGCAATCAGGGCCTGCTGCTTCCACGATGGcttccgttgctagcccatccCCTATTGGATTTGGGTGctgcaaatttcaaattttgccCAGCACGAAGGATAAAACATTAAAACCAGTGATgaatgaataaaacaaataaacgAGAATAAAGAGAGGTAGAAACCTTCATGATGGAGAGAGCATAATGGGAAGAAGGGGTTTGGGAGACGCGAAGAATAGGGGAATGGTGGATTTTGGGGATGGGTTTTCCGGAAGGGGATGCCCGCCATGGGACATCCTTCTGGAGTGCTGCACCACCGCCTCTTTTCGACATGGGTGACTGGTATTGATATCTGTATATATGTATTGACACACAGTAAGAGGAAGGAGTGAAGGGATTAGAATTGAGAGAGAGTGGGAGGGAGAGGAGGATGCCAACTGTACCGGATATTTCAATGATGAATATTTGGGGAGAATGATTATATGTTTGTTAGAGGGTTGAGGTCTTCTTACCAAAAGATAGGCCTGCCACGTCATGCATTACCATTCGACCCACACCCGTGCCGCTCCATGGCCCATTGGATATGGGTGCATTTTTCCTACCAcatcatgaaaataattattattagaggaaaaaaacaaaggcTAGAAAAGATTTATGCAATTcgtttaattcatttaataaatgagTTAAATTGAACATAAATAACTTTTCAATACCACCCACGTCATTGTAACGGTGTAACCCTTTATCctaacttaaattttaatttcactttaaatttttaatcttgattaatttagttatttaattttaattataatataagaaaataaattaatattttaattttatatgtatttattgttttatttagcattttaattataaaatatttttatttttataatgaaatatataaaattttatttaattatataattttttacaatGTGACATTTATAAttaacaaaacattttaaatttatatatatttttaaatatatatatataaattaataaacttatacaaattaaattaaattaaagagtCTGAACAATCAAATCCAGCGCGATCCATTCATTAAAGAAGTCACATGTGCTGATACGATTGTGATACAAAATTAACCACCCCCAATTCTCACAATTTCCCTAGTCCATTTTGAGCAAGTATAAACTATATTGAAGAGAAGATATCTACGCTTCTCTTCATAGAAGAgaagagggaaagaaaatacagaaTCATTCTTCCTCGGCAGCAGCGCATTACTCACAATTTTTCATACATTCTAAATTACAAAGCTCGCTGCTCTCCTGATATTTTCATTGGTAGGATCGGaatgatatttaataaacaataaaaaataagagaaggttaaaaaaaaattatataatatatattgaggaaaaaaaaaattaacacaatAGCACCAAAATGGACAAAGGACTGAAAGGAGCATTCTCCGTCCCATCTACCAtcatcaattcttttttttttagtggtgCCTTCCACCACAAAAAATCTGTTAGACTGTAATCCCATCCTCTCCTTTTCTTTGTTCTGCTGCTTCTGCCAGTCTCTTCCATGTCAATTCCCGTTGCTCTTCCAACTCTCTCGCCCTGGCCTCCATCTCTTCATGCTGCTTCTGGCATTCTTCAAACAAATCAAAATCCATTTCCAAGAACATTTTCCGAATATTAATGGTGAGACCATGGACTGCCTGGTTCCAATGAGACCGAACGTTCTTTTCCAATGGCTCAAAAATGATTGGGAGAATGACATTGCGATTCTGGGCAATTAAGCTCACAATGTGGTCATTTTTCCACAAAAAGAAGGCTCTTTCGGCAACCTGCAATGCAGATTGGCTAAGCAAAAACTGTTGAAAGGGATACAATCACATGGGAATCCAATCCCAAAACAACTACAAAATCTTAACATCAAAAGATTTCAACAAAATTCACAATGTGTTTATTCTATCTCAAAGAAACAGTTCCTAAAAGGTGAAAGCTCAAGCTTTTCTCCCTTGCTTAACTTCCTTAATTAGATCTAACAAGTTGTTTAATAAACAAGAAACTATTGAAAAGAATAAGACCAAAATACATCATAATTATACAAATAGGATGTGTCATAACCCTTGGTTAATTTACAAATATCCATAAAGACAAGAACTAATGCTTATTAGCACATACCTATGCATGTTATGCAAGATAGCACGTACATGAAAAGTTAATCTTACATCTGTACTCGTGAAATATGTCTCCTCCATGCCCTTTCTGGCCAAATCCCAACTCTCCCAACTTGCTAACAGACTGGTAATCACCATCTTATTTGTGATGCAACTTCATCAAATagataccattttctttcatGACAAATGTTTCCAAGAAATTCTCTATAGAAAAAGAAGGTAAATCATAGACATACTTAGATATTTGTTCTACATCTAACTGAATagattatctaaaaaaaaaaaaaaaaatcttctgaATAGACACAATAAGATCCATTGGTATTTTAACTACCATTAccctaaggctatgtttggttgattgGATATAGCATGTGATAGAATAAGAGAAATGATAACATATTttatcccatgtttggttggagGTAAGATATGATAAGTTATCTCATCACTTATTATATCCTATATTCAATCATATTAGACTAAGTAATGGGTATATCATCCACcttcttttttatattccttCGATATGAGATATGTTAACCCTAAGCTAAGAGATAGAATATACATATCTCatgaatcataaatttatttgtttttttatctttttttatattatttattttgtaaaataatttttttttattataaaattaaatttattgttaaaaaacaaGAACTAAAAAGATATCTATAAAATATATAGTAtactaatattaatatatgtattattattattattattattattattattattattattattattatgtatgtatatatgtgtgtgtgtgtcatttttatatattgaataacataaaacaaaaaattttatttataaagttcaaatatttattcattttacaaactaaatataaCCATAATATAGCATATCTCATTGAATATGTTACCTTAAGATATCATATCCATTGAATATAATATTCAAGGATGTCATATCCCATTAGAAATCATATCATAGGATATGTATTTCACATCCAATAGGAAATAATATCCTAAATATACATATCCTACTCTATTTTATCTTGCCAACCAAACGTAGCCTAAGAACATGTTTGGTTGGTCAGATATAATAGAAAAAGAGATGggattatatacatatatagatTTCATGTTCGATTGATGATAAGATAAGATAAGTTATCTCAACACTTATTATAATCCATGTTCAACCAAATATGGGATTAAAATAAATGGTGAGATATATTATTTAATCTCTTATTTAATATCCCTTATATATagaatatgataattttaagTTGAGATATGATATATACATATCCCATGAGTTATAAACTTATtcttctcattcattttcttcgaaatttttaattctttatattaatcattttacaaaataaaaataaaataaaaaatcattaagaaaTTAACATTAtagtttgaaaaagaaaaaaaatgaaaaatatgt includes the following:
- the LOC100258894 gene encoding uncharacterized protein LOC100258894, with amino-acid sequence MSKRGGGAALQKDVPWRASPSGKPIPKIHHSPILRVSQTPSSHYALSIMKHPNPIGDGLATEAIVEAAGPDCIVPGQVTPVRLLGLKVWPIHIDMKFMEPVGRELKLLGKFMDSAVDLMNKSFIDR